The following are from one region of the Lytechinus variegatus isolate NC3 chromosome 4, Lvar_3.0, whole genome shotgun sequence genome:
- the LOC121413849 gene encoding lanosterol 14-alpha demethylase-like encodes MANFVNIFESVGGVFGEMTLATMILVSTIFVLGIAWAFKSLLGPQNKDIKLPPRLPAGIPFLGQAVAFNQSPIDFLENAYEKYGDVFSFTMVGKTFTYLIGSEASALLFNSKNENLNAEEVYSNLTVPVFGKGVAYDVPNPVFLEQKKMLKTGLNIQQFKRHIPLIEEETREYFNRWGNSGEKNLFVALSELIILTASRCLHGKEIRSVLNEEVAQLYADLDGGFTHLAWLAPSWIPFPSFLRRDRAHKKIKQIFYKAIAKRRETGVEDDMLQTLIESRYKSGRPLSDDEIAGMCIGLLLAGQHTSSTTSAWLGFFVARDKELQERCIAEQTKVCGDISAPVTYEQLKDMQLLDNCVKETLRLRPPIMTMMRVAKSSLTYKGMTIPAGHQVCVSPTVNQRLKDNWMPGPKDFNPDRFLDESKSNSEKFSYVPFGAGRHRCIGENFAYVQIKTIWSVMLRIFEFDLVDGYFPDINYQTMIHTPLNPIIRYKRREELS; translated from the exons ATGGCGAATTTCGTGAATATTTTCGAGTCTGTGGGCGGTGTATTTGGAGAGATGACATTGGCGACAATGATTCTTGTTTCAACGATCTTTGTCCTTGGAATTGCATGGGCTTTTAAGAGTCTTCTTGGACCACAAAACAAG GACATTAAACTCCCCCCTCGTCTGCCGGCCGGTATTCCATTCCTTGGCCAAGCAGTGGCTTTCAACCAGAGTCCTATTGACTTCTTGGAGAATGCCTATGAAAAG TATGGAGATGTATTCTCCTTCACGATGGTCGGCAAGACCTTCACCTACCTGATTGGATCGGAGGCCAGTGCTCTCCTCTTCAACAGCAAGAATGAGAACCTGAACGCGGAAGAAGTCTACAGCAATCTTACCGTCCCTGTCTTCGGGAAAGGCGTGGCGTATGATGTCCCCAATCCA GTGTTCTTGGAGCAGAAGAAGATGCTTAAGACTGGTCTCAACATCCAGCAGTTCAAGAGACATATACCACTGATAGAGGAGGAAACGAGGGAGTACTTCAACAGATGGGGGAACAGCGGTGAAAAGA ATCTCTTTGTTGCTTTATCTGAGCTGATCATTCTGACTGCTAGCAGATGTCTGCATG GGAAGGAGATCCGGAGTGTATTGAATGAGGAGGTAGCTCAGCTGTATGCGGATCTTGATGGTGGGTTCACCCATCTTGCCTGGCTGGCTCCCAGCTGGATACCATTCCCAAGCTTTCTAAGGAGAGATAGAGCTCataagaaaatcaaacaaatattcTACAAG GCCATTGCCAAACGACGTGAGACCGGAGTTGAAGACGACATGCTCCAAACGCTGATTGAGTCTCGTTACAAATCAGGGCGCCCCCTATCTGATGACGAGATTGCAGGGATGTGTATAGGTTTGCTCCTAGCTGGTCAGCATACTTCATCTACAACCAGTGCTTGGTTAGGATTCTTTGTTGCTAGGGATAAAGAACTTCAG GAACGATGTATAGCAGAGCAAACCAAAGTGTGTGGGGATATATCAGCACCGGTCACATATGAACAG CTGAAAGACATGCAGTTACTGGACAACTGTGTCAAGGAGACACTGAGACTGAGACCACCAATCATGACCATGATGAGGGTTGCTAAATCTTCCTTg ACCTACAAGGGCATGACCATTCCTGCTGGCCATCAGGTGTGTGTGTCACCAACGGTCAATCAAAGATTGAAGGACAACTGGATGCCAGGACCTAAGGATTTCAACCCAGACAG GTTCCTTGACGAGAGCAAATCCAACAGCGAGAAGTTCTCCTACGTACCCTTCGGGGCTGGCCGTCATCGATGCATCGGAGAGAACTTTGCCTACGTTCAAATCAAGACCATCTGGTCCGTCATGCTGAGGATATTCGAGTTCGACCTGGTCGATGGCTACTTCCCCGACATCAACTACCAAACCATGATCCACACCCCTCTTAATCCCATAATCCGGTATAAACGCAGGGAGGAACTATCGTGA